In bacterium YEK0313, one genomic interval encodes:
- the ycjO_1 gene encoding Inner membrane ABC transporter permease protein YcjO codes for MTDTALSRSPAGTHDVTLWTRLRTNRNWLGFWFMLPAMGFLVFFLVYPLGKGIWMSFTDIRIGRGGAFVGLENYEWLLDDRDFIRALVFTIVFTVVASAVKFAIGLYLALLLNNNLPFKALIRSVVLIPFIVPTVLSAVAFWWIFDTQFSVITWALVKVGLLPKGGVINWLGDPFLAQCSVIFANIWRGIPFVAITLLAGLQTVSPSLYEAATLDGATKWQNFRYVTYPLLTPIIAVVMTFSVLFTFTDFQLIWAMTRGGPVNATHLMATLSYQRGILGGNLGEGAAIATAMVPFLLATIMISWFGLQRRKWQQGESND; via the coding sequence ATGACCGACACCGCCCTGAGCCGAAGCCCTGCGGGAACCCATGACGTGACGTTGTGGACGCGCCTGAGGACCAACCGCAACTGGCTCGGCTTCTGGTTCATGCTGCCGGCCATGGGCTTCCTCGTGTTCTTCCTGGTCTATCCGCTGGGCAAGGGCATCTGGATGAGCTTCACCGACATCCGCATCGGCCGCGGCGGCGCCTTTGTCGGCCTGGAAAACTACGAGTGGCTGCTCGACGACCGCGACTTCATCCGCGCGCTCGTCTTCACCATCGTGTTCACGGTCGTCGCCTCCGCGGTCAAATTCGCCATCGGCCTCTATCTCGCGCTGCTGCTCAACAACAACCTGCCGTTCAAGGCGCTGATCCGTTCGGTCGTGCTGATCCCGTTCATCGTGCCGACCGTGCTCTCCGCGGTCGCGTTCTGGTGGATCTTCGACACCCAGTTCTCGGTGATCACCTGGGCCCTGGTGAAGGTCGGCCTGCTGCCCAAGGGCGGCGTCATCAACTGGCTCGGCGACCCTTTCCTGGCCCAGTGCTCGGTGATCTTCGCCAATATCTGGCGCGGCATCCCCTTCGTCGCCATCACCCTGCTCGCCGGCCTGCAGACCGTGTCGCCCTCGCTCTACGAGGCGGCGACCCTCGACGGCGCGACCAAGTGGCAGAATTTCCGCTATGTCACCTATCCGCTGCTGACCCCGATCATCGCCGTGGTCATGACCTTCTCGGTGCTGTTCACCTTCACCGACTTCCAGCTGATCTGGGCGATGACCCGCGGCGGGCCGGTCAACGCCACGCACCTGATGGCGACGCTGTCCTATCAGCGCGGCATTCTCGGCGGCAATCTCGGCGAGGGCGCGGCGATCGCCACCGCCATGGTGCCATTCCTGCTCGCCACCATCATGATCTCCTGGTTCGGCCTGCAGCGGCGCAAATGGCAGCAGGGCGAAAGCAATGACTGA
- a CDS encoding putative FAD-linked oxidoreductase codes for MTSYDLQGLKSRLGGIRTEENPALVKQKSRDFYWYSPTLKRQLDHVVGDIIVAPVNEMEVVRTLAAAYELGIPVTPRGTGTGNYGQAMPLSGGIVLDLSGLNTVIAVQPGRFVAEAGAVIADIDKLARGQAQEIRMHPSTYATASVGGFIAGGSGGVGSITWGGLRDAGNVIRLKVVTMEAEPRVLELAGDDLAKVAHAYGTNGIITEVEMPLGPAYGWVDLIFGFDTYERAAAFANGLGEQDGIAKKNISVVAAPAPNTYFLRHQDYLPRDSHVVIAMIADFAVDATLAFSRRAGAELLFRSDTVDEAEGRRLPPGFELTWNHTTLRALRIDPTITYLQTLHPFPDQVALATKLEAQFGDEVIGHLEFVRFDGKVTCFGLPMVRFTTEERLDEIVRIHEDMGVPVFNPHRYTLEEGGMKQTDETQLAFKKEADPKGLLNPGKMIAWEDPTYDYRSGKHFLFKSLAEAGVTE; via the coding sequence ATGACGAGCTACGACCTCCAGGGCCTGAAGAGCCGCCTCGGCGGCATCCGCACGGAAGAGAACCCGGCTCTGGTCAAGCAGAAGAGCCGCGACTTCTACTGGTACTCGCCGACGCTGAAGCGTCAGCTCGACCATGTCGTCGGTGACATCATCGTCGCGCCGGTCAACGAGATGGAGGTGGTGCGCACGCTGGCCGCCGCCTACGAGCTCGGCATTCCCGTCACGCCGCGCGGCACCGGCACCGGCAATTACGGCCAGGCCATGCCGCTGTCGGGCGGTATCGTGCTCGACCTTTCCGGTCTGAACACGGTGATCGCCGTGCAGCCCGGCCGGTTCGTCGCCGAAGCCGGCGCGGTCATCGCCGATATCGACAAGCTGGCGCGCGGCCAGGCCCAGGAAATCCGCATGCACCCCTCGACCTATGCGACCGCGTCGGTCGGCGGCTTCATCGCCGGCGGGTCGGGCGGCGTCGGCTCGATCACCTGGGGCGGCCTGCGCGATGCCGGCAACGTGATCCGCCTCAAGGTGGTCACCATGGAGGCGGAGCCGCGCGTGCTGGAGCTTGCCGGCGACGATCTCGCCAAGGTCGCCCACGCCTATGGCACCAACGGCATCATCACCGAGGTGGAGATGCCGCTCGGCCCCGCCTATGGCTGGGTCGACCTGATCTTCGGCTTCGACACCTACGAGCGCGCCGCCGCCTTCGCCAACGGCCTCGGCGAACAGGACGGCATCGCCAAGAAGAACATTTCGGTGGTCGCCGCGCCGGCGCCGAACACCTATTTCCTGCGCCACCAGGACTACCTGCCGCGCGACAGCCACGTGGTGATCGCCATGATCGCCGATTTCGCGGTCGATGCGACGCTTGCCTTCTCGCGCCGGGCCGGCGCGGAGCTCCTGTTCCGGTCGGATACGGTGGACGAGGCCGAGGGCAGGCGCCTGCCGCCGGGCTTCGAGCTGACCTGGAACCACACGACGCTCAGGGCCCTGCGCATCGACCCGACCATCACCTATCTGCAGACGCTGCATCCGTTCCCCGACCAGGTGGCGCTCGCCACCAAGCTCGAGGCGCAGTTTGGCGACGAGGTGATCGGCCACCTGGAATTCGTCCGGTTCGACGGCAAGGTGACCTGCTTCGGCCTGCCCATGGTGCGTTTCACCACCGAGGAGCGGCTCGACGAGATCGTCCGCATCCACGAGGACATGGGCGTGCCGGTGTTCAATCCGCACCGCTATACGCTCGAAGAGGGCGGCATGAAGCAGACCGACGAAACCCAGCTCGCCTTCAAGAAGGAAGCCGATCCGAAAGGCCTGCTCAATCCCGGCAAGATGATCGCCTGGGAGGATCCGACCTACGACTACCGGTCGGGCAAGCATTTCCTGTTCAAAAGCCTGGCGGAGGCCGGCGTCACGGAATGA
- the ugpC_1 gene encoding sn-glycerol-3-phosphate import ATP-binding protein UgpC, producing MASVDIRDVRKAFGSTQILHGVSVPIADGEFVVLVGPSGCGKSTLLRMIAGLENITGGEIAIGGRVVNNVPPKERDIAMVFQNYALYPHMTVADNMGFSLKLRKTVQSEIDVKVKRAAEILNLGALLERYPRQLSGGQRQRVAMGRAIVRDPQVFLFDEPLSNLDAKLRVAMRTEIKELHQRLKTTTVYVTHDQIEAMTMGDKIVVMHDGVVEQMGAPLELYDNPRNMFVAGFIGSPAMNFLRGRIEGKDFVLDGGQRLPLGRPPAGQDGRPAVYGIRPEHFVLDNEAGAEAEVTVVEPTGSEIQVMARLNGQDVIMVFRERHDFRPGDIVKVSTDPRVTHLFDAETGNNLGQH from the coding sequence ATGGCATCCGTCGACATCCGCGACGTGCGGAAGGCGTTCGGCTCGACGCAAATTCTGCACGGCGTCTCGGTGCCGATCGCAGATGGCGAATTCGTCGTGCTGGTGGGGCCGTCCGGCTGCGGCAAATCGACCTTGCTGCGCATGATCGCCGGCCTGGAAAACATCACCGGCGGCGAGATCGCCATCGGCGGACGCGTGGTCAACAACGTTCCTCCGAAGGAACGCGACATCGCCATGGTGTTCCAGAACTACGCGCTCTATCCGCACATGACGGTGGCCGACAATATGGGCTTCTCGCTGAAGCTCCGGAAAACCGTCCAGTCCGAGATCGACGTGAAGGTGAAGCGGGCCGCCGAGATCCTCAATCTCGGCGCGCTGCTCGAGCGCTATCCGCGCCAGCTCTCCGGCGGCCAGCGCCAGCGCGTCGCCATGGGCCGGGCGATCGTCCGCGACCCGCAGGTCTTCCTGTTCGACGAACCGCTGTCCAATCTCGATGCCAAGCTCAGGGTGGCCATGCGCACCGAGATCAAGGAGTTGCACCAGCGGCTGAAGACCACCACCGTCTACGTCACGCACGACCAGATCGAAGCCATGACCATGGGCGACAAGATCGTGGTCATGCATGACGGCGTGGTCGAGCAGATGGGCGCGCCGCTCGAGCTCTACGACAATCCGCGCAACATGTTCGTCGCCGGCTTCATCGGCTCGCCGGCCATGAACTTCCTGCGCGGGCGGATCGAGGGCAAGGACTTCGTCCTCGACGGCGGCCAGCGCCTGCCGCTCGGCCGGCCGCCCGCCGGACAGGACGGCCGGCCGGCCGTCTACGGTATCCGTCCGGAACATTTCGTCCTCGACAATGAAGCCGGCGCCGAGGCCGAGGTGACGGTGGTCGAGCCCACCGGCTCGGAGATCCAGGTGATGGCCAGGCTGAACGGCCAGGACGTCATCATGGTGTTCCGCGAGCGCCACGACTTCCGGCCCGGCGACATCGTCAAGGTCAGCACGGATCCGCGCGTGACCCATCTCTTCGACGCCGAGACCGGCAACAATCTCGGCCAGCACTGA
- a CDS encoding Bacterial extracellular solute-binding protein: MTRIDRRTLVKGTAAAGMLTASGATEWARAWAQASPFKPEPNAQISLLRWRRFVEAEDAQFNKMVAAFTQATGVKVQVASESFDDVQPKASVAANTGAGPDLFWGLYSLPHLFPQRCVDVSDVADYLGKKYGGWVPLAEAYGKLNGKWISIPVAVNGGYINYRISAVKAAGFNEVPGDNAGFLELCKALKAKGTPAGFPLGRATGDGNAFAHWLLWSHGAYQVDDKEKITINSPETMAALRYAKQLYETFIPGTAAWNDASNNRAYLAGEIALTANGISIYAAAKISPDAKQREIAADTDHAFWPVGPVGKPAEIQLAFPMLAMNYTRYPNACKAFMAFILEADQFNPWLEAANGYLTHMLNAYDSNPVWTTDPKTRVFREAAKRSLVAGARGPLNEKAATATADFIIVDLFANVCTGKETEASAIQIAERQLRRIYR; this comes from the coding sequence ATGACCCGCATCGACCGCCGCACCCTCGTCAAGGGAACCGCCGCCGCCGGCATGCTCACCGCATCGGGCGCCACCGAATGGGCCAGGGCCTGGGCGCAGGCCTCGCCCTTCAAGCCCGAGCCGAACGCCCAGATCAGCCTGCTGCGCTGGCGCCGCTTCGTCGAGGCCGAGGACGCCCAGTTCAACAAGATGGTCGCCGCCTTCACCCAGGCGACCGGGGTCAAGGTGCAGGTCGCCAGCGAGAGCTTCGACGACGTCCAGCCGAAAGCATCCGTCGCCGCCAATACCGGCGCCGGGCCCGACCTGTTCTGGGGGCTCTATTCGCTGCCGCACCTGTTCCCGCAGCGCTGCGTCGACGTCAGCGACGTCGCCGACTATCTCGGCAAGAAATATGGCGGCTGGGTGCCGCTCGCCGAGGCCTATGGCAAGCTCAACGGCAAGTGGATCTCGATCCCCGTCGCGGTCAATGGCGGCTACATCAACTACCGCATCTCCGCGGTCAAGGCCGCCGGCTTCAACGAGGTGCCGGGCGACAATGCCGGCTTCCTGGAGCTGTGCAAGGCGCTGAAGGCCAAGGGCACGCCGGCCGGCTTCCCGCTCGGTCGCGCCACTGGCGACGGCAATGCCTTCGCCCACTGGCTGCTCTGGTCGCATGGCGCCTATCAGGTCGACGACAAGGAGAAGATCACCATCAACTCGCCGGAAACGATGGCGGCGCTGCGCTATGCCAAGCAGCTCTACGAGACCTTCATTCCCGGCACTGCGGCCTGGAACGATGCCAGCAACAACCGCGCCTATCTCGCCGGCGAGATCGCGCTGACCGCCAACGGCATCTCGATCTATGCGGCGGCCAAGATCTCGCCCGACGCCAAGCAGCGCGAGATCGCCGCCGATACCGACCATGCCTTCTGGCCGGTCGGCCCGGTCGGCAAGCCGGCCGAGATCCAGCTCGCCTTCCCGATGCTGGCGATGAACTACACGCGCTATCCGAACGCCTGCAAGGCCTTCATGGCCTTCATCCTGGAAGCGGACCAGTTCAATCCTTGGCTCGAGGCGGCCAACGGCTACCTGACCCACATGCTCAACGCCTATGACAGCAACCCGGTCTGGACCACCGATCCGAAGACCCGGGTGTTCCGCGAGGCGGCCAAGCGCAGCCTCGTTGCCGGCGCGCGCGGACCGCTGAACGAGAAGGCGGCGACCGCCACCGCCGATTTCATCATCGTCGACCTGTTCGCCAATGTCTGCACGGGCAAGGAGACGGAGGCGAGCGCCATCCAGATCGCCGAGCGCCAGCTCCGCCGCATCTACCGCTGA
- the ybbJ gene encoding Inner membrane protein YbbJ — protein sequence MIIDSFAALGAWGWIALAAVLLVAEIVAPGYFLVWLGAAAAATGVIFLVLPGAGWQWQTGVFAVLALASVVGWFRFAWNRKAEESDQPLLNLRLESLVGREFVIDEPIQSGRGRLRVADSVWAATGPDCPSGTRVRVSGIDGTTLVVEPV from the coding sequence ATGATCATCGACAGCTTTGCCGCGCTCGGCGCCTGGGGCTGGATCGCGCTCGCCGCGGTGCTGCTGGTCGCCGAGATCGTCGCACCCGGCTATTTCCTGGTCTGGCTCGGCGCCGCCGCGGCGGCGACCGGCGTGATCTTCCTCGTCCTGCCCGGCGCCGGCTGGCAGTGGCAGACCGGCGTCTTCGCCGTGCTGGCGCTCGCCAGCGTCGTCGGCTGGTTCCGCTTCGCCTGGAACCGCAAGGCCGAGGAGAGCGACCAGCCGCTGCTCAACCTGCGCCTCGAAAGCCTGGTCGGCCGCGAATTCGTCATCGACGAGCCGATCCAGTCCGGCCGCGGCCGCCTGCGCGTCGCCGACAGCGTCTGGGCCGCGACGGGTCCGGACTGCCCGTCCGGCACCCGCGTGCGCGTCAGCGGCATCGACGGCACCACGCTGGTGGTCGAGCCGGTCTGA
- the codA gene encoding Cytosine deaminase: protein MGSGFATLPSEGRYRLANATVPAALLRGVDTAPSEAGRPAADLVAVDIVINDGVIERVGAPGTAEIATLDLDRGMVLPCFVDSHVHLDKGHIWPRAANPDGTFAGALATVAADREANWKAEDVRARVTFALKAAYAHGTAALRTHIDSLPAQIGISWPLIAEIREEWKGRVDLQASSLCGIDVVVEDGYLDRLVGALKRAGGGLGAVTYMTANLADGLEQLFSTALAQGFRLDFHVDETLDPGAHSLRLIAEAALRFGWADNGNGRIVVGHCCSLAAQGEEEALRTLDLVAEAGLAVVSLPMCNMYLQDRLFGRTPRRRGVTLLHEMKERGTPVMVASDNTRDPFYAYGDLDMLEVYREATRILHFDHPVADWPLTVTGTPAEVCGFTGRGFIGPGLGADLVLFRGRTWTELLSRPEADRTVIRSGAVIDTTLPDYRDLDSLWS from the coding sequence ATGGGTTCGGGTTTCGCCACCCTTCCATCCGAAGGCCGCTATCGGCTCGCCAATGCGACGGTGCCGGCGGCGCTGCTGCGCGGCGTCGACACGGCCCCGTCCGAGGCGGGCAGGCCGGCGGCCGACCTCGTCGCCGTCGACATCGTGATCAACGACGGCGTGATCGAACGGGTCGGCGCGCCCGGAACTGCCGAGATCGCGACGCTCGACCTCGACCGCGGCATGGTGCTGCCCTGTTTCGTCGACAGCCACGTCCATCTCGACAAGGGCCATATCTGGCCGCGCGCGGCCAATCCGGACGGCACCTTCGCCGGCGCGCTGGCGACGGTCGCGGCCGACCGCGAGGCCAACTGGAAGGCCGAGGACGTGCGGGCGCGGGTGACCTTCGCGCTGAAGGCCGCCTATGCCCACGGCACGGCGGCGCTGCGCACCCATATCGATTCGCTGCCCGCCCAGATCGGCATTTCCTGGCCGCTGATCGCCGAGATCCGCGAGGAGTGGAAGGGCCGCGTCGACCTGCAGGCCTCCTCGCTCTGCGGCATCGACGTGGTGGTGGAGGACGGCTATCTCGACCGCCTGGTCGGCGCCCTGAAGCGGGCCGGCGGCGGGCTCGGCGCCGTCACCTACATGACCGCCAATCTCGCCGACGGGCTCGAGCAGCTGTTCTCGACCGCGCTGGCGCAGGGCTTCCGCCTCGATTTCCACGTCGACGAAACGCTTGATCCGGGCGCCCATTCGCTGCGCCTGATCGCCGAGGCGGCCCTGCGGTTCGGCTGGGCGGACAACGGCAATGGCCGCATCGTCGTCGGCCATTGCTGCTCGCTCGCCGCACAGGGCGAGGAGGAGGCCCTGCGCACGCTCGACCTGGTGGCCGAGGCAGGCCTTGCCGTGGTCTCCCTGCCCATGTGCAACATGTACCTGCAGGACCGGCTGTTCGGCCGCACGCCGCGCCGGCGCGGCGTCACGCTCTTGCACGAAATGAAGGAGCGCGGCACGCCCGTCATGGTCGCCTCCGACAATACCCGTGACCCGTTCTATGCCTATGGCGACCTCGACATGCTGGAAGTCTATCGCGAGGCCACCCGCATCCTCCATTTCGACCACCCGGTGGCGGACTGGCCGCTGACCGTGACGGGAACTCCGGCCGAGGTCTGCGGGTTCACCGGGCGCGGCTTCATCGGACCCGGGCTGGGTGCCGATCTCGTGCTGTTCCGCGGCCGCACCTGGACCGAGCTGCTGTCCCGGCCCGAGGCCGACCGCACGGTGATCCGCTCGGGCGCCGTCATCGACACGACCCTGCCCGACTATCGCGACCTCGACAGCCTCTGGAGCTGA
- the slyA_3 gene encoding Transcriptional regulator SlyA encodes MTRTKEAERPVREPYRKTIGAHVQHAARVHRALVARKLTALGLYPGQEQVLKILADAGDMTMGDLAATLRVRPPTASKTVGRLHVQALVERKTSEGGDGRLVRVGLTEAGRAKAQALDDLWFAAEDEMLADLDGKDVKRLRKLLRRIEKTLQPHDHVGGDDEDDDGDA; translated from the coding sequence ATGACCCGCACGAAGGAGGCCGAAAGGCCGGTCCGAGAGCCTTATCGCAAGACGATCGGGGCCCATGTGCAGCACGCCGCGCGCGTTCACCGCGCGCTGGTGGCGCGCAAGCTGACCGCGCTCGGCCTCTATCCCGGCCAGGAACAGGTGCTGAAGATTCTCGCCGATGCCGGCGACATGACGATGGGCGACCTCGCCGCGACGCTGCGGGTGAGGCCGCCGACCGCCTCCAAGACGGTCGGTCGACTGCATGTCCAGGCGCTCGTCGAGCGCAAGACCAGCGAAGGCGGCGACGGCCGCCTGGTGCGCGTCGGCCTCACCGAGGCGGGCCGTGCCAAGGCGCAGGCGCTCGACGACCTCTGGTTCGCGGCCGAGGACGAGATGCTTGCCGATCTCGACGGCAAGGACGTGAAGCGGCTCAGGAAATTGCTTCGCCGGATCGAGAAGACCTTGCAGCCGCACGACCATGTCGGCGGCGACGACGAGGACGACGACGGCGACGCGTGA
- the tkrA gene encoding Glyoxylate/hydroxypyruvate reductase B, which produces MTKPDLLMTGPMMPLVQEGLAQRFTVHKLWEAADKEAMLGEVAPSIVAIATGNHSPTDAALMGRLPNLKIVGSFGVGYDAVDAVWAGEHGIVVTNTPDVLNEEVADTALGLLLCTVRELPQTDRYLRAGRWLDKPYPLTGTLRDRKVGILGLGRIGKAIARRLDAFGVPVVYHGRTEQKDVGYRYYPTLVGMAKDVNVLLIVAPGGEATNKIVNAEVLEALGPDGVLINVGRGSVVDEQALIAALKAKTIRSAGLDVFEDEPRVPAELIAMDHIVLFPHVGSASVHTRRAMAQLVVDNLVSFADGKGPLTPVAEAPWPPRR; this is translated from the coding sequence ATGACGAAGCCCGATCTCCTGATGACCGGACCGATGATGCCGCTGGTCCAGGAGGGCCTCGCCCAGCGCTTCACGGTGCACAAGCTGTGGGAGGCGGCCGACAAGGAGGCCATGCTGGGTGAGGTCGCGCCGTCGATCGTGGCGATTGCCACCGGCAACCATTCGCCGACCGACGCGGCCCTGATGGGCCGGCTGCCCAACCTCAAGATCGTCGGCAGCTTCGGCGTCGGCTATGACGCGGTCGACGCGGTCTGGGCCGGCGAGCACGGCATCGTCGTGACCAACACGCCCGACGTGCTGAACGAGGAGGTTGCCGATACCGCGCTCGGCCTGCTCCTGTGCACGGTGCGCGAACTGCCGCAGACCGACCGCTATCTGCGCGCCGGCCGCTGGCTCGACAAGCCCTATCCGCTGACCGGCACGCTGCGCGACCGCAAGGTCGGCATTCTCGGCCTCGGCCGGATCGGCAAGGCGATCGCCCGCCGGCTCGACGCCTTTGGCGTGCCCGTCGTCTATCACGGCCGCACGGAGCAGAAGGATGTCGGCTACCGCTACTATCCGACGCTCGTCGGCATGGCCAAGGACGTCAACGTGCTGCTGATCGTCGCGCCCGGCGGCGAGGCGACCAACAAGATCGTCAATGCCGAGGTGCTGGAAGCACTGGGGCCGGACGGCGTGCTGATCAATGTCGGCCGCGGCTCCGTCGTCGACGAACAGGCGCTGATCGCCGCGCTCAAGGCGAAGACCATCAGGTCAGCCGGGCTCGACGTGTTCGAGGACGAGCCACGGGTCCCGGCCGAGCTGATCGCCATGGACCATATCGTGCTGTTCCCGCATGTCGGCTCGGCCTCGGTCCATACCCGCCGGGCCATGGCGCAGCTTGTCGTCGACAATCTCGTCTCGTTCGCCGACGGCAAGGGGCCGCTGACGCCGGTCGCGGAAGCGCCCTGGCCGCCGCGCCGCTGA
- the ycjP_1 gene encoding Inner membrane ABC transporter permease protein YcjP, giving the protein MTATSTARRPDAVADAHEGMSYLESLPRKTITVYVPLILIMIVLLFPFYWMVITSIKPDQQLLDLNNGNPLWVTEPTLRHIHKLLFESNYPTWLWNTMFVAICATVLSIMSSVLAAYAISRIRFRGAQTVGGLIFLAYLVPPSILFIPLSTIIHYYGLFDTPFALILTYPTILIPFCTWLLMGYFKTIPFELEECALIDGASRWQILTKIVLPLAVPGLISAFIFAFTLCWNEFIYALTFISSNWNKTVPTAIVSEFVDGDVFRWGSLMAGALVGSLPLVILYAFFVEHYVSAMTGAVKE; this is encoded by the coding sequence ATGACCGCCACCAGCACCGCCCGCAGGCCCGATGCCGTCGCAGACGCCCACGAGGGCATGAGCTATCTGGAAAGCCTGCCGCGCAAGACCATCACGGTCTATGTGCCGCTCATCCTGATCATGATCGTGCTGCTGTTCCCGTTCTACTGGATGGTGATCACCTCGATCAAACCCGACCAGCAGCTGCTCGACCTCAACAACGGCAACCCTTTGTGGGTGACCGAGCCGACGCTGCGCCACATCCACAAGCTTCTGTTCGAATCGAACTATCCGACCTGGCTGTGGAACACGATGTTCGTGGCGATCTGCGCCACCGTCCTGTCGATCATGTCCTCGGTGCTGGCGGCCTATGCCATTTCGCGCATCCGCTTCCGCGGCGCCCAGACCGTCGGCGGCCTGATCTTCCTCGCCTATCTGGTGCCGCCCTCGATCCTGTTCATCCCGCTCTCGACCATCATCCACTACTATGGCCTGTTCGACACGCCCTTCGCGCTGATCCTGACCTATCCGACCATCCTGATCCCGTTCTGCACCTGGCTCCTGATGGGCTATTTCAAGACCATCCCCTTCGAGCTCGAGGAATGCGCGCTGATCGACGGCGCGAGCCGCTGGCAGATCCTGACCAAGATCGTGCTGCCCCTGGCGGTGCCCGGCCTGATCTCGGCCTTCATCTTCGCCTTCACCCTGTGCTGGAACGAGTTCATCTACGCGCTCACCTTCATCTCCTCGAACTGGAACAAGACCGTGCCGACCGCCATCGTCTCGGAATTCGTCGACGGCGACGTGTTCCGCTGGGGCTCGCTGATGGCCGGCGCGCTGGTCGGCTCGCTGCCGCTCGTCATCCTCTATGCCTTCTTCGTCGAGCACTACGTGTCGGCCATGACCGGCGCGGTGAAGGAATAG
- the Hgd_2 gene encoding 2-(hydroxymethyl)glutarate dehydrogenase: MARIAFIGLGAMGRPMAANLVKAGHAVSGYDVNAAALDWLREAGGTPAPSAAQAAGGADALVLMVVNADQAEAVLFEAGVLDALAPHALVILSATCAPARAAAIADRVAATQRRFVDAPVSGGVVGAEAGTLTIMAAAPKADFAAAEPILKAMGSRLYHVGLKPGDGAMVKTINQLLCGVHIAAAAEALALGERAGLDTAMLLEIFGASAAGSWMLNNRGPRMLMDDPPVTSAVDIFVKDLGIVLDAGRSARAPLFLAAAAHQLFLAASGLGLGKADDALVIEAYRALAPKDGN; this comes from the coding sequence ATGGCGCGCATCGCCTTCATCGGCCTCGGCGCGATGGGCCGCCCCATGGCGGCCAACCTCGTCAAGGCCGGCCATGCCGTCTCCGGCTACGACGTCAACGCCGCCGCGCTCGACTGGCTGCGCGAGGCCGGCGGGACGCCCGCGCCGAGCGCCGCGCAGGCCGCCGGGGGCGCAGACGCACTGGTGCTGATGGTGGTCAATGCCGACCAGGCCGAGGCCGTCCTGTTCGAGGCGGGCGTGCTCGACGCCCTCGCGCCCCATGCCCTGGTCATCCTCTCGGCCACCTGCGCACCGGCCCGCGCCGCGGCGATCGCCGACCGGGTGGCGGCGACGCAGCGTCGCTTCGTCGACGCCCCGGTATCGGGCGGCGTGGTCGGCGCCGAGGCGGGCACGCTGACCATCATGGCCGCGGCGCCAAAGGCCGATTTCGCCGCCGCCGAGCCGATCCTCAAGGCGATGGGCTCGCGGCTCTACCATGTCGGCCTGAAGCCCGGCGACGGCGCGATGGTGAAGACCATCAACCAGCTGCTCTGCGGCGTCCATATCGCCGCCGCCGCGGAGGCGCTGGCGCTCGGCGAGCGCGCCGGGCTCGACACCGCCATGCTGCTGGAGATCTTCGGCGCGAGCGCCGCCGGCAGCTGGATGCTGAACAATCGCGGCCCGCGCATGCTGATGGACGATCCGCCGGTCACCTCGGCGGTCGACATCTTCGTCAAGGATCTCGGCATCGTGCTCGACGCCGGCCGGAGTGCCCGGGCGCCGCTGTTCCTGGCGGCCGCCGCGCACCAGCTCTTCCTTGCCGCCTCCGGCCTCGGGCTCGGCAAGGCCGACGACGCCCTGGTCATCGAGGCCTATCGGGCGCTGGCGCCGAAGGATGGGAACTGA
- the azoR2 gene encoding FMN-dependent NADH-azoreductase 2 gives MRILVLYCHPNPESYVGALHRAVVETLAAAGHEVDDCDLYAEGFDPVLNRAERAGYHDLASNTLPVAGHVARLRAAEALVLVFPVWNFGLPAMLKGYFDRVFLPGVSFGLVDGKARGMLTNIRKVAVVTSYGATRLKAFLLGNPPRKFCTRSLRGITRTRGAVRYLAHYDMNRSTPESRAAFLARVRGAMTSL, from the coding sequence ATGCGCATATTGGTGCTCTACTGCCACCCCAACCCGGAGAGCTATGTCGGCGCCCTGCACAGGGCCGTCGTCGAGACGCTCGCGGCGGCGGGCCACGAGGTCGACGATTGCGATCTCTACGCGGAAGGTTTCGACCCGGTGCTGAACCGGGCCGAGCGCGCGGGCTATCATGACCTTGCCAGCAATACGCTGCCGGTGGCGGGCCATGTCGCGCGGCTGCGCGCCGCCGAGGCTCTCGTCCTGGTCTTTCCGGTGTGGAATTTCGGGCTGCCGGCCATGCTGAAGGGCTATTTCGACCGGGTCTTCCTGCCCGGCGTTTCCTTCGGCCTCGTCGATGGCAAGGCGCGCGGCATGCTCACCAACATCCGCAAGGTGGCGGTCGTGACGAGCTACGGCGCCACCCGTCTCAAGGCCTTCCTGCTCGGCAATCCGCCGCGCAAGTTCTGCACCCGCTCGCTGCGCGGCATCACGCGCACCCGCGGAGCGGTGCGCTATCTCGCCCATTACGACATGAACCGGTCGACGCCGGAAAGCCGCGCCGCCTTCCTTGCCCGGGTGCGCGGCGCGATGACCAGCTTGTGA